The window cgacgatatgaccgaggtgtaaaactgtggaggggggcaccacacacggctaaagattaacttgtgtctatggggtgccacctcccccgtatataaaggagggaggaggggagggccggccggcccctagggcgcgccccaagaggggaatcctactaggactccaagtcctagtaggaatccaccaagagggagagagggggaaggaaggaagagggggaagggaaggaaagggggcgccgcccccttcccctagtccaattcggacccaagggggagggCGCGGCCAGCCCCTCCCGTCCCTTCttctcttcccactaaggcccatagagGCCTATTAGTTCTcctgggggttccggtaaccccatccggcactccggttttatccgaaactctctggaacacttccggtgtccgaacaacatggtccaatatatcaatctttatgtctcgaccatttcgagacttctcgtcatgtccgcgatctcatccggaactccgaacaaccttcgatacatcaaatcacataaactcataataccaatcatcatcgaatgttaagcgtgcggaccctacggattcgagaactatgtagacatgaccgagacacttctctggtcaataaccaacagtggaacctggatgctcatattggttcctacatattctacgaagatctttatcggtcaaaccgcataacaacatacgttgttccctttgtcatcggtatgttacttgcccgagattcgatcgtcggtatcatcatacctagttcaatctcgttaccggcaagtctctttactcgttccgtaatgcatcatcccgcaactaactcattagtcacattgcttgcaaggcttatagtgatgtgcattaccgagagggcccaaagatacctctccgacaatcggagtgacaaatcctaatctcgatctatgccaactcaacaaacaccatcggagacacctgtagagcatctttataatcacccagttacgttgtgatgtttgatagaacactaagtgttcctccagtattcgggagttgcataatctcatagtcagaggaacatgtataagtcatgatgaaagcaatagcaacaaactaaacgatcataatgctaagctaacggatgggtcttgttcatcacatcattctctaatgatgtgatcccgttcatcaaatgacaacacatgtctatggctaggaaacataaccatctttgataaacaagctagtcaagtagaggcatactagggacactctatttgtctatgtattcacacatgtactaagtttctggttaatacaattctggcatgaataataaacatttatcatgatataaggaaatgtaaataacaactttattattgcctctagggcacatttccttcaccCTCTTCACCGACTGTATGGCCCGTACTCTGGCATCTGCTCCTTCTTGGGTTGCTTCTAGCCGCGGGCACGGGGCTTGGCAGCCATGTGGTCGACCAAGGAGGTGGGGGCGGCGATGTTTGGCGCGTCTTCCATGGCGACATGGCGGGAGTGTTTTGGAAGAGAAGGGGAAATGGGGGTGGATGTGCCACGGTGTGGTGGGCCATGGGGAGGACAGGGGTGGGCGTCGCCCGCGTCCGTGTCGTGTCTGCGCCAACGAAAAcccggcccaaatttgggccgggAATGGATCGCGGGCGGACAAAAAGCGGGCATCCGTCTGTTTGTGTCGACGCATTGTGCCGTGGTTTGCGTCCGTCTCGACCTAAACGGACACACGCGGACAGAATGCGTAGGGGAGTTGGAGTTGCTATAGTGGCGGTTAGATGAAATCACAAACCAACGCACAAATCGTTGTCTTCCACACAGTTCTCCCCTTAGGAGCACAGTAAAAGTACCAGAAAAAACAATCACTGCTCTGGTGCAGCCAGCTCACTCCCGGTTGTAGCTCCGCCTACAACTCCTAGCATGCCAGGCTCCCAGCTCCACCAGCTCATGGTTGTAGCACCCATCCCGACTTTGACACCCTAGCGGCTCCACCCCGTCGTCGGTTGCAACTCCACCAGGTCGCGGTTTCAGCACGCATCCCCCACGTGTTGACGGCCTCGCAACTCCGGCCGGCATGGTTGCAGCTTTGCCCATCGTCGGTTGCAAAGTTCCCCTCACCATGCATGGTTGCAGCATGGTTGTTTTTGTTTGCTGCTCAAGTCCCCATCGGTTGCAGCTCTAGTCGGCGACACTCCCAACATCTCACTACGCTGGTTGCAACTTGTCGTAGCAAGGTTGTAGCATCCCCATGGTGCAGCTGTATCTCGGGAGCACCACTGGTTGCAGCTCGTCATAGCAAGGTTGCAACATCCACATGGCTCCAGCACACCGCCTTTTGCAGCTTTGCATGGCCATCATGTTGTAGAAGCACAACCGCGTGCCAGTTCCAGCATCGCCATATGTCAGTTCTAGCATCACCCACCCTCGTGTCGATTACATCACAGCCGGTTGCTACCTCTCGTCGCCCAACGCAGCATCACCTCTGCCGCGCGGTGGGGTGGCTGCCCCGGCTCGCAACAGCCTCACATCATAGCAGTGGTCGTTTGCGCTGGGGGGAGGGGTTGGATCGGATATGCGCCCTATGACGTGCGGAAGGTAGGAGTTCTGTGGCGGAGCTGTGGATTTGGTGTGTGGCTCACCGGGGGAGTAGAGATTTTTGTGCGTCGGCCGAGgggaacaagagagagagagagcgctgAGAGATGGGAGGTTCAGGGCGAGCAGGGCGAAGGGAACGAGGCACGTGCATGACGGAAAAATGATAACGCGAGGGAGGTGTGGTGGTCGGTGCGTGGGCCCCACGACACAACATGGCGAGTGTGGGAGCGGCCGTCACATGCGCCAGATCGGCTGCCCAAATTAAGAGGGTgtttgttttcagggacttaaaaaagtccctataagtcccatctaaactaaacaggagggacttataggaacttaaagtgggcatttgggatttatgaaataagactctcaaggagagtcttaTAGGGACTTCTAGTTGTAATATGGTCTTTTAGTCCATGTCAAATCCCAGGAACCAAACAGGTAGGGACTTTTTAGTGACTTGAGACTTATaagttgggactaaaaaaagtcctaaGACTTACGAACCAAACATGGCCTAAGACATTACCCTTAACgcaaaccaacctgtggttggatggttaggaggactcTTATATCCCAGCCCACCGGAGTTTAAATCCtagtgctcgcatttatcctgaaTTTATTTCAGTATTTCCGGCGATacgcgttcagtgggaggagacattCCCGTCGACTACGAGGCGCCTATGATGTTTTCGTAAAATCTCAAAATGACAATGCCAGCTCAGTATTTCGAAGCTGCTCATAGGCGTAGGGTgcgcgtgtgtgcgttcatagggatgaatgtatgcgcgtatatatgagcccttgcgtttGTACTATGTTAAAAAAAGACATTACCCTTAACAACTTTGGTGGACCTCAGATAAAAATCAGGATGGACAAATTTATTTAGAAGGTAATGCAATGTCCATATCAGGATGAACAAATTTATTTAGAAGGCAATGCAGTATCCATAATCCAACTCTGGCAACGATTTGGAGAACTTAACTATATATGAAGTCGCAATTCCTTTGGCAGGAAGGAAGCTCGAATTATGAAACAAGTCAAGAACAAAAAGAAAATTTCGCTAGTTAGACCATAACCACACCAAATCTTCCCAGCGACCAGGCCATGAGAAGAGTATAGTATATCTACACCATTTGGAGTGAAAAAAGCAAATCCCGTCGAGGACTACTATTTGGTTATATTATGGACAAAGTCGTAATTCCTTGGGCGTGAAGGAAGCTCGATTCATGAATCAAGTCAAAGACAATAAGAAATTATCACTTGGTTGACCATAACCACACCAAATCTTGTTGAGATCAGATCACAAAAATGGTATAGTAGAGTCTGTACTATTTTCTGGTATTATCTTCCTTGCAATCACGCCGATCACATGTAATGTAAGTCGGGTTGGTCAAGGTCTGCTTAAGCATGCACTAATCAGCACTAAAAAGTAAAAACAGAGCTGCTTAATTGaagctctctctctctgtgtgtatCAGAGAGAAGCTGTGTGggtgtgtgagagggagagagagatgggCGGTGCCGTGAAGGTGTACGGGGTGGCGGCGTCGCCGTTCGTCGCGACGGTGCTGCTGTGCCTGGAGGAGGTCGGCGCCGACTACGAGCTCCTCCCCCTCGACATGGCTGCGCGGGAGCAGAGGACCGAGCCCTACCTCTCTCGGAACGTATGTAGAAACAGAGACAGTTTATACTTTGATTGAGTATGTTTCTATCTCGCTCCATTTTTTTATGCAAGTCTTCATACGGTTCAATCTCGCAGCCTTTCGGCAAGATCCCAGCGTTGGAGGACGGGGAGCTGACTCTCTTCGGTAATGAAATTCACACACTGATCACGAATCAATCCATAGCATACAAACTCTGATTAGATTTTCAATTGATCCACACACCGGTAATATGATCTCAGAATCGCGCGCGATTTCTCGGTACGTGCTCCGCAAGTTCGGAGGCGCCAGCGCCACCGATCTTCTAGGAGAATCCAGCCTCGAGGAATCAGCCATGGTGGACGTGTGGATGGAGGTGGAGGCCCACCAGTACCAGCCGGCCATCGCCAACGTCGTCCGGCAGTGCATCATCCTGCCGTTCATCGGCGGCGCGCGCGACCAGGCCGTCGTCGACGAGTACGTCGGGAAGCTGGAGAAGGTCCTCAACGTGTACGAGGCGCGGCTGTCGAGCTCACCGTACCTCGCCGGGGACTTCTTCAGCCTCGCCGACCTCGTCCACTTCGGCTTCACCTACTGCCTGGTGGCCGGCACCGAGTACGGGGCTCTGCTGGAGTCGCGCGCGAGCGTCCTGGCGTGGTGGGGGCGGATCATGACCAGACCCTCGGTGAAGAAGGTGGCGCCGCTAATCCACCTCGGACTGAAGCTATCTTCGTCAGCTTAAATTGAATATCGTACATTCAGTTTATATATGCATTTCAGTTGGGTTTTACTACTATTATTTTTCATGTCTAGGACACGTTGAGAAATAAATGTGTGTTCCTAAGTAGTACTCCCTAtttaaagaaaaatatataaatgctcttatatttttTTGTGGAGGAAGTACTACATATAAATAAGACCAGCGAAAAAAATGAGGTGCACTAAACTCATCGTCGAGTCTGACAGTATGATGGCGTTGGATGCTATCTCTCATCCAAATGCTTAATTCGGACTGATGTTTCAATCATTACAAGCCATGGAGTTTGCTAGCATCTGTCTTGTCCACTATAGCAGAGAAGCAAATCGGTCCACCTTCTTCATCGACATAGGTATAGTTTTGGTCTCATATGGCTTTACTATTGCCGAATTGTCGGGTTTATTTTACATACTTTGTCAGACGGTTCTTTTTGTGGCTGCGTGCATCTTAGCTATGCAGAGACCGGGTGTCGCTCAACATGATTTGTATCcgcttgatgctatattttaagATAATAAAAGTGTCCTTTATCAAAAAAAAGCATTAACAAGTCTGAATCTTGAAAATCCAATGTCCCTGGCTTTATTCTTCATTATTATGTAAACGACCTTGCTATTATTTAATGAATAAAGTTGTTATGATCAAAACTATATATAAATAAGACTAGAAAAAAGTTCATGTGTTGCAACGGATAAAAAAAACACGTCCCTAACTCAATAACCATGATTCAAGACTCCAATAGGTCAACTTCCTTTATTTCAATATGACATGCCATGTGTGCTGCCGCTTATCCTTCTTTCCACCCTTGCCGATGGTGGCCTCAATGCTCACACAATAATAATATATTTGAATATAGTCAATCCTAAGTCATCTCTCTCGGCATAAGATGGGAAATCTGCTTTGTTTTCCACCCCGCAAGGTTTTACCAAGGCATGCATGTGTGGCCATTGATGATTTCTGTCGTTCCAATTCCAGTAGGTCCACGTCTTTTATATCAACATGATATTCCATCTTTGTTGCCGCTTATCTTCCTATCCACCCTCACGACAGCGGCCTTAGTGCTAACACAGTCACAACGTGTTGGAATATGGGCAATCCTAAGgtgtccctctccctctctcggCATAAGATGAGAAATCTATTTTCTTTTTCATCTTGTGAGGTTTTGCCGAGGCATGGATGTGTGGCTATAGACGATTTCTTTCATTTCCAGTCTGATTTTGCTGAGGTGTTCATTTTTAATCCAAATCGACGTCGATGCGAAAGAAAGATGGATTTGTGCGCTATTTGATTATGGGTGCAGCCAAAAAGCATTTAAAAGACTAATAACACGTAAAATAACATCATGTTAAGATTCTACCCATTTTTCTAATCAAAATCCAAGCATACTGGATGGTGGACGAGGAAATGTAGACCCTTTTAATCGTTTTGGGAAGATTTTATTCTTTTTTCCCTTTTAATCTCTACCGATTTTACTTATTTTTCAGTTTTCCTGTTTGTTTTCATATCCGTTTGTGAAACCCTAACCGCCTTTTCTATCGCGAGAGTTGCGAGGAGAAAACTCTTTTTCTTAGATAATGACATACGGTCCATCGATTAATGTTACTTCCTTCAAATCACAACTAAAGTGAGGCTTTACATGTGCCTTCAGTCAAAATCTTAGATCAAATATCATTTAATTATTTACATTTTCAATTTGAAAATCGTATGTATAGATTTGCCTCGAAAATTATTATTTTTGAGAAGTGGAAAACATTAAAATTATTATTTTCAATATTATCTATCACAGTTATAACTTTTTGATGGGAACAATTATATTTGTGAACAGAGGGAGTTGAATATTGTATATTCTTAGTTTTTATACGCATATATTCAATAAAATTGGTGATCGATGTTACTGTAATATAAAAAAAAATGGCATGTATATGTGACAGAAACAAAAGAGTGGTACTCCCTCGGATCccaaatactccttctgttccgaAATGTAGGTCGTTTAAGCGATCGTAGTGTAATTTTCGTCACCTTACGAAATTCTTTCGCTTTCCCAATTTGCCCTCCCGCATCGCTCGTTCACTGTCCGCACCGCTCGCTCGCTCAGTCGCTCACACCGCTAGCTCCACTCGCTCTCCCCGTCACTCTCCCAGATCCGCTCGCCGGTGGCCCGCGTCCCCATCGCCAGCCTCCCCTCCGCCACTCCCCCTCGACGTCAGTCTCCCCTCTGCCTCTCCCTCTTGACGTCGCCAGCCTCTTCCACCACCCCGCCTCCACTCACAGTCTGTATGCGCCGCTgaaaaaaattgattttttttgcGCCGGTGACGAGCTTCTATGCGGTGGAGGCGCGCGAGTGCTCGATCTACGTGTGCCGGTGGATCCACCCCTCCCTTGCTCCGACCTCCACCCCTACAGAAGGCGAAGAAGACCAGTTTGCCGAGCTTCCTCCTCTCCCGGATCCCCAGGCCCAGCACGACGTCACCGGCGCCCCCGCCGGCGCCCGGCCGGGCGCTTGAAGAGGTGGAACCGGAGTTGTTGCTGGTCGTGGAGGCCCCCGGGGGAGGCGCTGGAGGAGGAGGCCTCCGCCGTGTCCTTGGGCGGGCTGCCCAGGCCGTCGGTCCGTGGCGAGCGCGGGGAGCCGCTAATCTGGAGCTCGATCTCGCAGCCAGGGCAGCGCTTGAAGGAGTTGGCGCGGCGGGTCATGTACCCGCCTCCGGCGACGCGGGGGCTGTGCTGGCGCAGGAGGTGCCGCCACCGTGCTTGGGTTGGTAGCCCATGTGGCGCGGGGTGCTTGAGCAGTCCAACTCCCGGTCCAAGGACCTCGGCCTGGACGAACTAGTGGCGGACAATTCCGTGGCGTCGGCGCCGTACAACGGGGACGACCTGGAGATGAAGCGGTTCACCATGGAGTTCCTGTCCCATTACTGCAGGTGAGCGATTCGTCTTGTTTTGGTGCCAGGAACCAGTCTTATCCCCATTGCAGCAGGACATCCAGTCTTGGTTGTTTCGGTGCCAAGAACCTTTGTTGCCTTGCGCTAAGTTTAGGCCGTTATCGACCTTGCTGAAGTGATATCCCGTCTGTTATGATGTCTGAGGCAGCTTCACCTACTGCGCTAAGTTCAGTCTTGGAGTAGTTACCTTGTGCTACAATTTTTTGCTGTGTTATAAAGTGATTCTTGCTGCTGGTGACTTAGTATAGCTTTGGATTTATATAACTGCATCAAATGTTCAGTGTTCACCAATCCTCCAGATATTAGATGTTGGATTCTCACTCTGCTATGAATCTTGAGATTCTACTGAAACTCTGCTTATAAAGTGATTCTTGCTTCCAATTATTTTTTGGGCATCCCACTGAAACTCTACTTAGCTAGTGGCTGGTTCTCTATAATGATTGACAATTGCAATGGAGTGAAAGAAATAATTTCTTTTGACTTCACTTTTCTTTTCAGAAATTAGCTAGTCAAGCAACCAAATGTGGTATCTTGTTCTAATTCCTGAGATATTATCGTAAAAGCAGGTTCTGAAGAATGGTGTGGAGGTGAAGTTGCAGAGGAATGCCCTGAGTGTCTTGGAAGCTCCAGCTACTGTAAGACCATGCCATCATTCACAATGTGTGTAGCAAAAAATGCTTTAAATTGTCAATAACACAATCAGACTAAATGTGTTCTTCTTGTTTGTTGCAATCTCAGTACATACTCCATGTATACAGTCTGTTTATCTACTGCAGGTAGAGTGCAGAGTAGCTTCTTAATCTTGCAGTCCCCTTGCTAGTCATGAATGTTCATTGCTTTGGCGAGGGAACTTCTGTAGTCGAACATGTTTATGTACTTCAGTCTTGTTCTGCATGCTTAAGCAGTCGAACATGTTTAGATATTCCAGTAGGAGTACTTGTATCTCTGCATAAACTCCAGTCTTGTTTAGTAGGAGTACTTGTATCTCGTACATATACTCCAGTCTTGTTCTGAATTTGTTCACTTGCTTACCAGTCTTGTGCAGGGCATCTCGACAAGCAACTCCTCAAGCAtctcaacaagcatctcgataaGCATCTCAACAAGCAACTCCTCAAGCATCTCGACAAGCATCTCAACAAGCAACTCCTCAAGCATCTCGACAAGCAAATCCTCAAGCATCTCAAAAAGCAACTCCTCAAGCATCTTAACTAGCATCTCAACAAGCAACTCCTCAAGCATCTCAACTAGCATCTCAACAAGCTACTCCTCAAGCATCTCGACAAGCATCTCAACAAGCAACTCTCTCCATTATCCCAAGATTGTGCAGGGCATTTGCATATACCTCTCGAGGGCATGTAAGTCTTGGAGGTAGCATCCCAAGGTTCTCTAGCCTTTCCTTGTTCGCATGGGGTATTTTATACCCATTGCCCCCTGCATGGTTCAGGATTTCAATCATGCAAGCTTGTAGAGATAGGAAAACTCTGTTCAGCTTGTAAACCTCATAGTTTTCAAATTCATCTAGCACACCCTTGATAAGATCCTGAAGCGTTCTAGGGCTTAGACAATCTGTTAGAGATTGCAACGAGTTGAAGAACCCAAGCTCAAGGCCATTCAGATCAGGGCTATTGACAGGTTGTTGAATTAGTCGGATATCGAGTCCAGTTCTTTCCACAGCTGCTACAAATTCTGGGTCGTTAGGCAAGATATGAGGCTTAGCGTTGTCTTGCTGTATATAGATGGTTTGCCCAGCATCATTCTCAGGCCAAGATGCTTGTATTGCTGGCAGTAGGTTCTCTATCATGAACTCTCTCATTACTTGCCTGTTGACTTTTATGGACTTTGTCTCCAATGTTCCTCTGGGCCTGTTGTCGCTTCTCCTCTGAGCCGAAACTTCTTTCACAAATGGCCAAATTCCAATTTTTCCAGAGAAGGTCACATTTCCTTCATTATCCCACCTCGGCCTAGCAACAGCTGTCAAGAACATAACCTTTCCAATACAACTGCCATTTTGCAGAGTTCTCGTAGGCTCTTCCTCCCCATACAATAGATAATAGTTCCTTTTTTTCTTGGTCATATAGAACCATTTCTTGTCAATATGAATAATGTTGTGCATGGTCTTGAATTTTGGCCTTTCAGTTTGTGTTGTTGTCTCATGGAGCATTGACAAGCAATATTTCATTCTATCCTTCTTGTTCTTTTCTTCCAGAACTGGCTTCAAACTATTTGTATGCCTCTTTATCAACTTCAGCATGAACTTCCGGTGGAGTGTCGTAGGGCTGCACTGGAGTTGCCAAGCAAGTGACCTGATAGTAGACCTCCTGTTCGGTGGGATGGTAGGGATTTGCTCTAGATTGATGTCTTTCGGCTTTCTTCCACAATTTCCTTTCCTCTAACTTGAAACATCTACCTCTAGACCTTTAGCAATTTGCTCCATCGCTTTCTTCCAAATTCTTTGTATATTCCAGACACCCACTCCAAAGAAACTTTCCCCCTCTACTCATGCACAATGTATGCATTGCAACATAGGCAGCATATTTTTGTTTGCCATCTAGGCTATCCCTTTTCTGAACTGCTTGCTCAACACCTGCACAAAGAAAAATATGATCAAATGGAGTACAACAATGCATTTATACAAGTCATTTGAGTCGTTTACTATCTATTCATGATCATTTGAGTCATTTACCTGCATGTTGAACAATTTCATCTCCTAGATCTTCATCCATTTCATCTCTTACATCTTCATCCATTTCATCTCCATCTTCTGAAGGTGGGGTGTAGTTGAGGTCTGGGAGATCCATGTTTTCCAGGCAACTGAAAAGAACTTTCAAGGTAAGAGGTTGAACTTTCAAGATGCACAACAGTACATTTCGGAAAAGAAAATGACCAAATGGAGTAGTACCACATTCTTGCATACTTTGTTTGCACTATTCTCTCGCTTGCACTGCTTGTTTAACATTAAATGATCAAATGGAAATGAAAATGATCTTGGAGTAGTTTAGTGTAGGACTTGGAGTAGTACATGAAACTTTTCCTTCAACTGAAATTAACTAAAACTTTAACTGTCAAAATATCCAGAAGGTTCTAGTTGAGGTTCATCAGTAGCAAGTGTAACTACTGTAGTAGCAAGTGTCGCAAGTGGAGTATTGATCCTTTCCAAATTAACACTCCAATTTGAGTATCATTAAAGTAATGTTGTTAAAGTAATGTAGGAGTATCATTTATTGTTTGTTTCCAAATTAATACTCCTAAATTAAAGTAATGTTGTTAAAGTAATGTAGGAGTATCACTTCCTAGCCCTTCTTTCTACTTTTTCGAGTAGAATTTTTCAgttaaaaatttcagaatttttgcctGAAATGCTACCGCAAGGAATATTTGAAGACATACTCCATTAAGTTAGGAGTATGTAGCAGTACTTATTTTGAGTAGCTAGGAATGAAGCTTCCTAGCAATTTGACCAAATTCTGTCATTTACTCCATTTCAATGAAGTTTTTGTCATTTATTCTGTCAATGGTATTCACTGCAATAATTTGAAAGTACTGATGCATTCAATTTCCATTTGACTTATGCAAACTGAATTTACTCAAATCTCTCTCAGCCAATAATAAAATCTCTTAGCAATGATGTAAAAATAATCAAATCTCTCCATTTGACTTATGCAGGCCTTATACAATGATGTAAAAATACTCAAATCTCTCCATTTAATTTCCATTTGACTTATGCAGGTCTTATTACAGTAATAAAATCTCTTAGCAATGATGTAAAAATACTCAAATCTCTCCCAGCCAAAAGATGTTTTGTCAGGTCTTATTACAGTACTACTCCAGTCATGAACCTATTTTTGTTGTGTGTGTGTTCTCAGAAAAACAATGTACTCCAGTCTGTTTTCAGTAGCTGT is drawn from Aegilops tauschii subsp. strangulata cultivar AL8/78 chromosome 1, Aet v6.0, whole genome shotgun sequence and contains these coding sequences:
- the LOC109732026 gene encoding glutathione S-transferase 4, with the translated sequence MGGAVKVYGVAASPFVATVLLCLEEVGADYELLPLDMAAREQRTEPYLSRNPFGKIPALEDGELTLFESRAISRYVLRKFGGASATDLLGESSLEESAMVDVWMEVEAHQYQPAIANVVRQCIILPFIGGARDQAVVDEYVGKLEKVLNVYEARLSSSPYLAGDFFSLADLVHFGFTYCLVAGTEYGALLESRASVLAWWGRIMTRPSVKKVAPLIHLGLKLSSSA
- the LOC141027698 gene encoding uncharacterized protein: MYPPPATRGLCWRRRCRHPVQLPVQGPRPGRTSGGQFRGVGAVQRGRPGDEAVHHGVPVPLLQVLKNGVEVKLQRNALSVLEAPATGISTSNSSSISTSISISISTSNSSSISTSISTSNSSSISTSKSSSISKSNSSSILTSISTSNSSSISTSISTSYSSSISTSISTSNSLHYPKIVQGICIYLSRACKSWRWGVVEVWEIHVFQATEKNFQGLITVIKSLSNDVKILKSLPAKRCFVSSFPATTERCASVEDQMIRERR